The Candidatus Abyssobacteria bacterium SURF_5 genome contains the following window.
CGGTTGTCGGCGGTAAGGCGGATCGTGAATTGGTGCTGAAGTTCGGGATACCGGCGGTGGCGGCGGCCTTCGCCGGGGCGGCTGTGCTGGGGCTGGTCTCTTCTCTCGAGCCGCTTGCGACATATGAACTTGGCGGCCGGCGGGCGGTCATAACGCCGCTGAAACTGCTGATCGGGCTGTTGATGCTTTGCTTCGCCCTGTTCGAGCTTCTGCCGCGGATGCGCGACCTCAGCTTTCAGCGCCGGCATCTGTTCATCGGAGGACTGCTGTCGGGCTTTTTCGGCGGACTGTCGGGTCATCAGGGGGCTCTTCGGTCGGCTTTCCTGGTGAAAGCCGGGATATCCACCGAGGCGTTTGTCGGCACGAACGCAATCATCGGCCTTACCGTTGACGCTGCTCGAATTCTTGTGTATGCAATGCTTGCGGCGGGCGGCGCGTTCGCCTCTTTGAGCGGCGCGAGAGAGCGCATGCTGGTGTTGGTTGGTATAGGGGCCGCTTTTCTCGGCGTGCTGGCGGCCAAGCGGTACATCAGCAAGGT
Protein-coding sequences here:
- a CDS encoding sulfite exporter TauE/SafE family protein, translated to MEYLLIAIAAFLVSGLTLFSGFGLGTLLLPVFTLFLPVEAAVAATAVVHGANNVLKTAVVGGKADRELVLKFGIPAVAAAFAGAAVLGLVSSLEPLATYELGGRRAVITPLKLLIGLLMLCFALFELLPRMRDLSFQRRHLFIGGLLSGFFGGLSGHQGALRSAFLVKAGISTEAFVGTNAIIGLTVDAARILVYAMLAAGGAFASLSGARERMLVLVGIGAAFLGVLAAKRYISKVTMANVQILTGVMLAGVAIALALGII